A genomic window from Leishmania mexicana MHOM/GT/2001/U1103 complete genome, chromosome 14 includes:
- a CDS encoding putative immunodominant antigen, translated as MASVSNLTTAPVATGKSVLKTMVAIFKEEADIPRVLGESEAFIAYTLKNRRAIRLICRANNERGAFRLHESPVHDLRFVNFHSNVAASASSSDFYVWVAVFERGGAGHGAGDKAAATEGRLTVKPYFKLIDKVVINTFHFFINPANNMPDLLVLYGKTAAVLESSKLISEYSTSMLEAKLSAASRELRQLPQETSLRSMCTTFSGSWLAFTSEATKVMACTLRNTTTPAWSGCEGDEIVQLSFVGSNAAAVGDNAAAPVADSSSALLALSSKTKVCVWKLTGVAEPALLRTFTFGGIVTMLTSRNAMAIFNDDGKLARVQVRGDDDFDTTVYDMGGAVRPTSVCYHESTRFATVLVDAVKELDLYQLATNTTAPSASSPTSAPAKEATAAVAAPAPRSNSTPFVDPSIISTGIPFRPAPSSYAAAPVPASASSSTPAGSASPSAKGTASAATNANPITATSAYNSARSALQNATLPQSLDGLVASAVYQGDEALRRAIDGLLNVVKNVTQILLLTPDQLTRDHQQLISLALEAQMTELQQTVSASAAAAAPAAPAAAATNSRHSEAFNSYALAKLLAPVASEIATGVTRGVRDTLRTELDAAVNAAFNSSIRVNQKEVLRRRLDEALQETPRTLGENAAKWIDAYVERELSESLARMNASMSALEEENRKLQTALTQIVNSGALQEVEAMRAELAKLRAAIRSGEAIGNNGTAAGAAATPSPQTVIETAEKYIKDGRISQGLSYIVMAQNARCCVQLLDRLSEDDVARVVSDAETTEATWVKLITQMCEQEATETADELEKVASFLFDVLSEHDDVIAKKTAKAQQVRSDVRHLIARARGKIESSDARRVLKDLEKSIQ; from the coding sequence ATGGCGTCTGTGTCGAACTTGACCACTGCCCCGGTTGCCACCGGGAAGAGTGTACTGAAGACTATGGTGGCCATCTTCAAGGAGGAGGCTGACATTCCACGTGTCCTGGGCGAGTCGGAGGCGTTTATTGCGTACACACTCAAGAACCGTCGTGCGATTCGGCTCATCTGCCGCGCCAACAACGAGCGCGGTGCCTTTCGGCTACACGAGAGCCCGGTGCACGACCTGCGCTTCGTGAACTTTCACAGCAATGTGGCTGCCTCCGCGTCTTCCAGTGACTTCTACGTGTGGGTAGCGGTTTtcgagcgaggaggcgctggtcACGGAGCTGGTGAcaaggccgccgccacggagGGGCGTCTGACGGTGAAGCCGTACTTCAAGCTCATCGACAAGGTTGTCATCAACACGTTCCACTTCTTCATCAACCCCGCGAACAACATGCCTGACCTCCTCGTGCTGTATGGCAAGACGgccgcggtgctggagaGCTCGAAGCTCATCTCAGAGTACTCGACGAGCATGCTGGAGGCAAAGCTGAGCGCAGCGAGCCGCGAGTTGCGTCAGCTGCCGCAGGAGACTTCGCTCAGGAGTATGTGCACCACCTTCAGTGGCAGCTGGCTCGCCTTCACGTCGGAGGCGACGAAGGTCATGGCGTGCACGCTGCGCAACACGACGACGCCAGCATGGAGCGGGTGCGAAGGGGATGAGATTGTGCAGCTCAGCTTCGTCGGCAGcaacgcagcggcggtgggtgataacgccgcagcgccggtggcggaCTCCAGCAGCGCCCTGCTTGCACTCAGCTCCAAGACaaaggtgtgcgtgtggaagCTTACCGGCGTCGCAgagccggcgctgctgcgcaccttTACCTTCGGCGGTATTGTGACGATGCTCACGTCTCGCAACGCCATGGCCATCTTCAACGACGATGGCAAgctggcgcgtgtgcaggtgcgcggcgacgacgacttcGACACCACAGTGTACGACATGGGCGGCGCGGTGCGGCCGACGAGCGTGTGCTACCACGAGTCGACCCGCTTCGCCACGGTGCTGGTCGACGCCGTCAAGGAGCTGGACCTTTACCAGCTCGCCACGAACACCACCGCGCCAAGCGCGTCGTCCCCGACCTCCGCAccggcgaaggaggcgacggcagctgtggctgctcccgcgccgcgcagcaaCTCCACGCCCTTCGTCGACCCCTCCATCATCAGCACCGGGATCCCGTTTCGCCCGGCCCCGAGCAGctacgcggcggcgcctgttccggcgtcggcgtcgtcttcAACCCCTGCCGGCTCTGCGTCCCCGTCAGCCAAAGGaacggcgtcggcagcgacGAACGCGAACCCGATAACTGCCACGTCCGCTTACAACAGCGCCCGCAGCGCTCTCCAAAACGCCACCCTGCCACAGTCCCTTGACGGGCTTGTGGCGAGCGCCGTGTATCAGGGCGACGAGGCCTTGCGCCGCGCCATCGATGGCCTGCTGAATGTGGTGAAGAACGTCACGCAGATCCTATTGCTCACCCCCGACCAGCTCACGCGCGATCACCAGCAGCTCATCTCACTGGCCCTCGAGGCGCAGatgacggagctgcagcagaccGTGAGCGCgtctgcggcagccgccgcccctgccgcgcctgccgccgcagcgacgaaCAGTCGCCACTCCGAAGCCTTCAACAGCTACgcgctggcgaagctgctggcgcCGGTTGCGAGCGAGATTGCCACTGGGGTGacgcgcggcgtgcgtgatACTCTTCGCACCGAGCTGGATGCCGCGGTGAACGCCGCCTTCAACTCGAGCATTCGTGTCAACCagaaggaggtgctgcgtcgACGCCTCGATGAGGCGTTGCAGGAGACACCGCGGACGCTCGGCGAGAACGCCGCCAAGTGGATCGACGCGTACGTTGAACGGGAGCTGAGCGAGTCGCTGGCGCGTATGAACGCAAGCATGAGCGccttggaggaggagaaccgCAAGCTGCAGACAGCCTTGACGCAGATCGTGAACTCCGGTGCTCTGCAGGAGGTGGAAGCCATGCGGGCAGAGCTTGCGAAGCTCCGTGCCGCGATCCGTAGCGGTGAGGCTATCGGTAACAACGGTACtgcggctggcgcagcagcgacgccgtccCCACAGACGGTGATCGAGACGGCGGAGAAGTACATCAAGGATGGCCGCATTTCGCAGGGCCTTTCCTATATCGTGATGGCGCAGAatgctcgctgctgcgtgcagctgctggaccGCCTCTCGGAGGATGATGTGGCGAGAGTGGTGTCTGACGCGGAGACGACGGAAGCGACGTGGGTGAAGCTGATCACGCAGATGTGCGAGCAGGAGGCGACGGAGACGGCAGACGAGCTCGAGAAGGTCGCGTCGTTCCTCTTCGACGTGTTATCGGAGCACGACGACGTGATCGCCAAGAAGACGGCAAAGGCGCAGCAAGTCCGCAGCGACGTGCGCCATCTGattgcgcgtgcgcgcggcaAGATTGAGAGCAGCGACGCTCGCCGCGTGCTGAAGGACCTCGAGAAGAGCATTCAATAA